The nucleotide sequence GCAAAGAATCAGGTAGGCATAGCCCGCCAGGATGCCCAGTCCCTGCTGCGCCACAACGGCCGCAATGGCACCCAGGACGCCAAAGGGTGCAAACGCCATCACGTAGCTCGTTACCTTAAACATGATATGCGACAGGGCATCAAGCGCTTTGATCATGATCTTGCCCTGTGCCCCAATAGACCCTACGGCAATACCGAAGAAGATACTGAAGACCACAATCTGGAGGATTTCATTAGTGGCCAGGGCATCCACAAAACTCGTCGGGACGATGTGCGTAATAAAATTGTCGAACGTCAGTTTCTGCACCTCAACGCCTGTGTCGGTTCCTTTGGGGGGCAGCGGCAGGCTCATGACTTCGCCGGGCTTCATGACATTAACAACCAGCAGCCCCACGACCAGCGATAGAATCGTAGCGAAATAAAAATAAGCCAGCGTCTTCAGACCAATCCGACCGACGGTGCCAAAATCACCAAGTTTGGCAATACCTACCACGAGCGTAGCGAATACCAGCGGCCCGATAATCATCTTGATCAGTCGAAGAAAAATCTTGGACAGGATATTCAGATCGGTGCCGGAGAAACCAGAGTCTGTGGCCGGAAACAGATAACCGATCAGAATGCCGAGCACCATGCCCAGAAAAATGCGGGTTGTCAGATTGGGGAGTTTCATGCAGTCGGTTTAAAAAGCCGTACTGACAAAAGTAACGGAATCCACCCAGTTCGGAAAGAGTCCGGCCCGAAACCATACCAGAAACAGACGCTCGTTTGTTTATACCCGAAAAGCCGCAACTCGCACTCGTTTTTTGCAATAGTTAGTTACATAGTGTAATATGCAGTTTGGTTGGTGACCGTTCACTCAATAACGGCGGGGCCGTTTCTACTTAAAAACGGCCCGGTAAATGGGTTTACGATACGCAAACAGAAGCCACATGAGCGGATACATCAAATAATCAGTCAATTGAAATGGGGTGCTGAAGTTAATATCATCAACAACGACGGTACCGCCTGAAGGGTGACGCAACAGCCGATGATGGTGGCGCCAGGAAGCCAGGAAAAAGGGTAATTTAGTTCCCTGATCGATAAAATAGATTTCCTGGCCCGTGGTTTGCTGGTCCGTAATCAGGCTGATCCAGTCCTGGCGAAAAAACAGAAAATTAAGCCGAAGGTGCACAACATCGCCCGGCAGACACCCGTCGAACCGGACGACATCGACGGGTGGAAAGGGAGGGCTAAGCCGGTCGAATAACGTTCGGTTAAAGCCAGCCCAGACAACAGGCAGGGACTGGTTAACGTGGGTTTTGAGGAGTAGTTGCATCACCGGTGCTGGTAACTTGTTGGACGAATGGGATTAAAATTTTATCAATTACTAAATCATATTCCGTTGTCGCTGGCCAGCCTGGGGATGAGTCAGTACATAGCTTGTTTGCTTCGACGGATAACCCATTCGCCTATGCTTCGGTTTGGAAGCGGGTTCCTGATTTTGCTTATCCTGCTGACATCTGGCTACCTGGGCCGGGCGGATGTGCCTCCTCCGGAATACCTGACCGTCCGGAAGGGACTGCCCCAGGGCTATATCAAGTCGATGCTGCAGGATCAGCGTGGTTTTATCTGGTTAGCCACCCGCGATGGACTGTGCCGATACGACGGAATTCGCTTCAAAATTTTTTACCATGATCCGCAGAACGTTCGTTCGCTATCCTTCAGCAGTATTTACGAGATTCGGGAGGATAAGCTGGGGCAGATCTGGGTGCGTACGGAAAATAACAACATCGATTGTTTCAACCCGATTACGGAGCAGTCGCACCGCGTCTCCGACTCCCCCGCTTTCCGGCGGATCGCCACCCGGAAGCTGCTCACCTCTATTGTACCCGATCAGCGTGGTCAGGCCTGGGTCGCCACCCAGACGAATGGCTTTTTCCGGATCAGTGCCAACGGCACTATCAGCCATCACCGCTGGGCAATCCGAAATGATTCGGTACAGCACCGGATTTCGGCGATTCTCACTGACCAGAAAGGTTTTCTATGGCTGGCTACGTCAGATGGTCTTCACCGCTACAATCCGGCGAGTGGTGAGTTTACCGTTTTTCGAACGTTCGCCGGCCTACCTCACAACGACGTACGAGCGCTGCACCTGCGGGCGAATGGCGAACTGATGCTTGGTTTTCCCGGGCAGTTCGCGCTGTTTAATCCCACTACCGGCCGAACCCGGCGGGTGATTGCGGTGCCGGGCCTTTCGGCAGAATCGCCTTTATTTGCGCAGGACCAACAGGGCAACGACTACGTAAACCAGGCGGTCTATAACGACCGCACGGGACTGGTTTTACTGCCAACCGATCCGAAATTTGCTTTTTACCAGCCCCTCTCGATGCTGGTTGACCGCTCGAACGTACTTTGGGTTGGCACAAACGGCGATGGTGTGGTGAAGTTTGACCTTAACAGGAATCCGTTTCATTCCTGGCCCCACCGGATTAACTTTCAAACCGACTGGATAACCCAGGAACTGGGGATACCCATCAGTGCTGTTCCAGCCCCTATCCGGACACAGGGACCTTTTCAGTTGCGTTATCAGTTCGACAAACAAAAAAATCTGTGGGTCGGCGGACGCTCTATTGTCCCGTATCAGTACAATACGGCTCAGCGACGTTTTACGCCCGTTCAGCCCGTGGGTATTCCGGCACGCTGGCTACCGGGGGGGGTATTCCGGTTACCTATCCTGACCACCGGACCCGAGGGCGAGATGTGGGGCCTGCTGGGAACCGATGGGCGCGCGGTGGTTCGCCATAACCCCAAACAGCACTCCTTTACGGTCTTCCCATTACCCATACCCGCCGGAAATCCCTACGAGGTGATGGCCATGACAGTTGATGGCGGCCGTATTTATCTGGCTACGCAAAGCCACGGCCTGCTTCGGGCCGACCTGTCGGCGAACCGGCTGATCCGCTGGCGCATGAATCCGGCTAGTCCGGATGCGCTACCGGTGAATTCGCTGCTCAGTCTGGCGCAGGACCCGGCGCAGTATAACTATCTGTGGATCGGTACGTTCGGCAATGGCCTGTGTCGACTCGACAAGCATACAGGTCAGATTCGCTGTTTTACGGTACGCAATGGGTTACCGAATAACGTTGTTTACGGTATTCGCCCTGATGCCGACGGTCATCTCTGGCTGAGTACGAACCGGGGGTTGTGCCGCTTCGACAGTAAATCGTTCGACGTGCGGAACTATACTACCGACGACGGGCTGCCCAGCGAAGAGTTCAACCGGTTTCAGGACCTTGCGCTGCCCAACGGGCGGATCGTCTTCGGCGGTATTGGCGGCTACACGGTTTTTAACCCGCGCCGGGTCAATGATGATAATTTCAAGCCCGTCGTGGCGCTCACGGCCCTGCGCATTAACAATCAGCCGGTCAGTGCGCTTGACCCGGAGTCACCCATCCGACAGGATATTAACGAAACCCGCGAGATCGTTCTGAACCACGAGCAGAACTTCCTGTCGTTCGATTTTGCGGCTCTGCAATACAACCAGAGTGACAAAAATCAGTATCGGCACAAGCTGATTGGTCTCGACAACGACTGGGTATATACCAATAACCTCGCCACCGCGACGTACACTAACCTGCCACCTGCTACCTATACGTTCGTGGTCAACGCATCCAATACGTCGCGAATCTGGAGTCCGCATACGCACCAGATTCGGGTCGTCATTGAGCCGTCGCCCTGGGCAACTTGGTGGGCCTATACACTCTACGGTCTGCTGGTGCTGGGCGCGATCATTACGTTTGTCCGCATCCGGATCAATCGGATACGCCTGCAAAGCCATATTGAACTTCAGGAAAAGGAATCTATTCAGCTTCGGAATCTCGACGAGGTCAAATCCCGTTTCTTTGCCAACATCACCCACGAGTTTCGCACTCCACTTACGCTCATTCTGACGCCGTTGGAGCAGCTGCTCAACGAAATCAACGATCCCCAGCACCATAGCAGGCTGTCCATGGTCTATCGGAATGCCAGCCAGTTGCTGCGGCTCATTAACGAGCTGCTGGACCTGGCTAAGCTGGAGGCCGGCAGTCTGACAGTCACACCCGCTCAGGGCGATCTGGTGGAGTTTGTCGAGCGTACAACGCTCGTCTTTGAGGAAGAAGCCGAACGCAAACAGATTCAGCTTCGGCTACAGCCCCAGGTTACGCACCGCTTCTACTGGTTCGACGCCGACAAGCTGGAGAAAATCCTGAATAATCTGCTGGCTAACGCGCTGAAATTTACCGGCGAAAATGGGAAGATCGATGTAACCCTGTCTGTCCGGTCAATACCCGAAACCCCGGCACCAACGGAGGCTGAGCAACCCGCCGACAGTATTATCCGGTTAATCGTCAGCGACACGGGCACGGGTATTGCCGATCATAAACTACCTTACATCTTTAACCGGTTTTATCAGGCCGACCAAACGGCCAGTCGCAGCCTGGTTGGATCGGGAATTGGACTGGCTTTGGTGAAAGAACTGGTCGACGTGATGCAGGGCACTATCCGGGCCGAAAGCCGGCCGGGTGCAGGTTCAACGTTCACCGTTGAATTACCCTGTCGCTCAGCCCGCGCGGGTGGCGAAACACCCGTGCAGCCCCTGCCTACTCCCCAACGGGAACCCGTCACCTCGCCGGAGTCAACCAATTCCGCCGATCTGCCCTATATTCTGCTCGTAGAAGATAACGACGAGCTTGCCGAGTTCATTACAGATATCCTGAGCGTGGAATGGCATGTCCGCCGGGTACATAACGGCCGCTTAGGGGTCGATACGGCAACTTCTGAAGGTCCGGACCTGGTCATCAGCGATGTTCTGATGCCCGAAATGAATGGGTTTGAACTCTGCCGCCAATTGAAAAGCAGCCCTGTTACGAACCATATTCCGGTGCTGCTTCTGACGGCCAAAGCCGGCTCGGACAGCCGCGTGGAAGGTCTGACCGCCGGTGCTGACGATTATTTAACGAAGCCTTTTCAGGTTGATGAACTGCGCTGGCGGGTCAGAAACCGCCTGGAGCAGCAACGCCGGTTCCGGCAGCATTTCCGAATGCAGCTGTTAAGCGAGGGGCACCTGCCAACTCAGAGTGAAGTGGCCGAAGACGAATTCATGAACCGTCTGTATGACGTGATTAAAGCCAGGCTGGGCGACACCAATTTTGGCGTAGAACCCCTGGCGGCATCCGTTAATCTGAGCCGCATGCAGCTCAACCGGAAGGTGAAAGCCATGACCGGTCTTACGCCCGTTGAATTGATCCGGGCCGTGCGGCTCAACCGGGCGGCTGATATGCTGCTGACCAACGTATCTATTTCCGACGTAGCCTTCGCCGTTGGTATGGACCCTGCTTATTTCTCGAAAGTCTTTAAGGACCAGCATGGTTTAACCCCTTCCGAGTACGTTGAACAGAATCGGCGCAGGTCTGCTTAGGCCTCCGCTCCTCAGTTGTCTGCTTATTTTTCTTTAAGCCCGGCTATCTGTACGGGCTTTCTTTTGCACTTTAATTAGTTGTTTATACACGTAAATTGGACGTTTGGGGGTCATGTTACAAACTTGATAGAACGTGTTACGAATGAACTAGGTGCCAAATGTAACTTCCTGTAACATTGTATCAGTTCTTCAACACACTCAAATCATACTCGCATGACTTACTTTTCCTCCGCCGTAAATTCAGCCCGCACCCAACCCGCTGAATGGCCCCCGCTGAAACTTTACTTACGTGAAACCGGTCGTCAGTCATTCCCTGTAGCTGACCTGGTCTATATGCAGGCCGTTGCTAACTATAGCTGGCTCAACTGGATGGATGGCAAGCGAATGCTGATGCCCCGCACGCTGAAATACTATACGCCCAAGCTGCCGGCCGAATGGTTTATCCGGCTGCACCGCAACTGCGTAGTTAATCGCCGTTACGTTGAGCGGCTGGAGCGTACTGATACGGGCGGTCTGGTTCATCTGTCAACGGGCGATGTGCTGCCCGTATCGCGTCGGCGCTGGAGTACGGTTCGCCGGCAGCTCATGAACAACATGCCCCATCTGAACTGATCTTCTTGAAGCACCTGATAAAGAAACGCCCTGGCCAAACTGACCGGGGCGTTTCTGCATTAAAAACAGGTTCTGTAAGTCTAGTAACCCTTTAAGAATTACTTTCGGGAAACCTGTTACTAATCTTACATTTTCTCTAACACACGCTCCATTGAAACTTCCTGACTAATGCGGGCTTTCAGTTCGCTGATGGGCACACGAATCTGCTCGGTTGTGTCGCGGTAGCGGATCGTCACGGTATCGTCTTCCAGGGTCTGGTAATCCACGGCGATGCAGAAAGGCGTTCCAATCAGATCCTGCCGGGTATACCGCTTACCGATAGCATCGCGTTCTTCGTAGATCACGCGAAATTCGGAACGTAAACTCTTAACAATCTGCTCCGCTTTCTCGGGCAGACCGTCTTTACGGACCAGCGGGAACACGGCCGCTTTGATGGGCGCCAGCGCGGGGTGCAGTTTCAGATACGTCCGCTCTTTCTGGTCGGCACCCTCGCCCACGGTTTCTTTCGTGAAGGCATTGCAGAACACGGCCAGGAACAGCCGGTCGGCGCCTACGGAGGTTTCGACTACGTAGGGAATGTAATTGCCGTACGGCTTGCCCGTGGCGGGGTCTACGTCGTTGTCGAAGTATTGCTGTTTTTTGCGGCTCAGCTCCTGGTGCGACTTCAGGTCAAAGTCGGTACGGGAATGGATACCCTCCATCTCGCGGAAACCAAACGGGAATTGGTACTCAATATCAACGGCCGCATTGGCGTAATGCGCCAGCTTCTCGTGGATATGAAACTTCAGCTTCTCGGCGGGTAATCCCAGCGCCTGATGGAATTTCATCCGGGTGTCGCGCCAGCGTTCGTACCACTCCATTTCGGTGCCGGGCCGTACGAAGAACTGCATCTCCATCTGCTCAAACTCGCGCATCCGGAACGTAAACTGCCGGGCTACGATCTCGTTGCGGAACGCCTTGCCAATCTGGGCGATACCAAACGGCACCTTCATCCGACCGGTTTTTTGTACGTTCAGGAAGTTGACAAAAATACCCTGAGCCGTTTCGGGACGGAGGTAAATCAGACTGGCGTCCTCGGCCAGCGAACCGACCTGCGTCGAGAACATCAGATTGAACTGTCGGACTTCCGTCCAGTTGTCGGTGCCGGATACGGGGTCTTTGATGCCCTCGGCAATGATGAGGTTACGAACGCCTTCGAGGTCGTTCTCGCCCAGCAGACGCCCCATTTCCTGAAGCAGCGCGGTGCTGCGGGCTTCGTCGCCGGCATTGGCATATTCTTCAGCCTTCAGTTCAAGCAGTTGATCGGCGCGGTAGCGTTTTTTGGAATCCCGGTTGTCGATCATGGGATCGTTGAACGAATCGACGTGCCCCGACGCCTTCCACGTAAGCGGGTGCATGAAGATCGACGCGTCAATACCGACGACGTTATCGTGGAGTTGGGTCATGGCCTTCCACCACAGCGTTTTGAGATTATTTTTGAGTTCGACGCCGTTCTGACCGTAATCGTACACGGCCTGCAGGCCATCGTAGATTTCGGAGGACGGAAACACGAAGCCATATTCTTTGGCGTGGGCGATAATGTCCTGAAGGGACGTTGCCGGGGATACTTTCTGCTCTGTCATAATCCGTTACTGAGACCACAAAGATAGGACTTGCGCCGAAAACTACCGGCCTGAGCAGCCGCAGCTCTGGAGAAATGTCTGTTTATTCCCACTCGTTTTTACCCGTAGCTTTACGTAAGGATTCTGTCAGGTGGTCTGTTGATGGAATCTACCCATCACATCTAAAGCGCCTATTCGTATGAACACCTGGCCCGATAATCGCATCCAGCAGCTGCTGGGTATCGACATTCCAATTATTCAGGCGCCTATGGCGGGTTCGGTCTTCTCCGAGATGGCCATTGCCGTATCGGAAGCTGGTGGTTTAGGCTCCCTCCCCTGCGCGTTGCTGAGCCCAGAGCAGATACGCAGTGAACTCCAGCTCATTCGGCAGCAGACGAGCCGCCCCATTAACCTGAACTTTTTCTGCCATCAGGCCCCGCAGGCCGATCCGGATCGGGAGAACGAATGGCGTAACCGGCTGGCTCCGTATTATCGGGAGCTGGAACTTGATCCGCAGATGATGATTCCCACGGCTAGCCGAAGCCCCTTCGATGCGATTCTCTGCGATCTGGTTGCTGAGGAACGCCCCGAAGTAGTCAGCTTTCATTTTGGCCTTCCTGACCCAACCCTTCTGACTCGGGTGAAAGCTACGGGCGCTAAAATCATTTCTTCGGCGACTACAGTGGACGAAGCCCGCTGGCTTGAAGCGGCCGGCTGCGATGCCATCATTGCTCAGGGAGCCGAGGCCGGTGGCCATCGGGGAATATTCCTGAGTGACGACATAGCCACTCAGGTAGGAACCATGGCGCTGGTGCCGCAGGTGGTGGATGCCGTTAAGGTGCCCGTCATTGCGGCCGGGGGCATTGCCGACGCTCGTGGTATCGTTGCGGCCTTTGCGCTGGGCGCTTCAGCAGTGCAGCTTGGAACGGCCTACCTGTTCTGTCCCGAAGCCCGGATTTCTCCGGTTTACCGGCAGGCGCTCCGAACGGCAAAAGACAGTAACACCGCCCTAACGAATGTGCTTACGGGTCGTCCGGCGCGTAGTATCGTCAATCGGCTGGTTCGGGAAGTGGGTCCCCTATCGGCCCTGGCACCGGAATTTCCCTTGGCGGGGGGCGCTCTTACTCCCCTGCGCGCTAAAGCGGAATCGAAAAACTCAGCCGATTTCAGTCCGCTCTGGTCGGGTCAGGCGGCCCGGTTAAGTCAGGAACTACCAGCAGGCGAGTTAACCAAACGACTGGCTCAGGAAGCACTCGCCCGATTCGGATCGCACTAGTCCGATGGTTGTAGGGCAGGTTTCAGAAGAAATCAGCCCTACAACCATTATCTCCTGTTTCAAGTTTTACCGGAACACCACTATTCAAATGACAACTGCCTTTCTGCAATCGCCACTGGGTCGGGTTCGGATTACCGGCAATGACCTCGGCGTTTCGACTATTACCTGTCTGGACGTTTCGGACGAAACACCCGATTCAGCAAACCCTTCAGAGCCGGTTATGCAGGCCGTTACGCAGCTCAACGAGTATTTTGCGGGTACCCGTAAAACCTTCGATTTTTTGATTAATCCAGCCGGAACTGCCTTTCAGCAAAGCGTCTGGCAGGCGTTGCTCGACGTACCCTTTGGCACAACCTTATCCTATCTGGCCCTCACCCGACGCCTGGGCGATGAGAAAGCCATCCGGGCGGTAGCCGCTGCCAACGGCCGGAACCCGCTCTGGATTGTGGTGCCCTGCCACCGGATTATCGGCTCCAATGGTTCGCTGACGGGCTACGCAGGTGGACTGTGGCGCAAGCAGTGGCTGCTGGAACATGAGCGCGGCAGCATCAGGCAATTATCCTTGTTCTCTTAAAAATACTTTTACGTATGCCGCCTGCGCGTATTGCACGTCTTGTTTGTCTGCTCCTCACCGGCGTTGTTACGGCCTGTGCCCCGCATTACAACGGCCCCGTTAGCGATCATTTTGATGGCAAGAAGTTTTTTAACCCCGGCATGCCCGAACGTGAATCCGGCGGACTGCTGAAGTGGCTGCTCAACCGCGACAAAAAGCCGTGGCCCGAACAGCCCAACGCCTTTGTCGGTCTCCGACCCGCCACGCGCATCGAAGGCGACAGCCTGGTGGTTACGTTCGTGAACCATTCTACGTTCCTGCTGCAAACCAACGGCCTGAACATCCTGACCGATCCGGTCTGGTCGGAACGCGTTGGGCCGACCTCGTGGCTGGGTGTCAAACGCCATCGGCCACCGGGATTACGTTTTGACGAGCTGCCACCCATCGACGTCGTGCTGCTGAGCCACTGCCACTACGACCACCTCGACCTGCCCACTATCGAACGACTGGTGAAGGCCCATAATCCGCTGTTTGTTACGCCCCTCGGCGTGTCGTACCTCCCCCGCTCGGTAGACGCCCGAACCAGCCGCGAGCTCGACTGGAACGATACATTGCGGGTAAACGACCGACTCAGTCTGACCTGCGTACAGGCACAGCATTTCAGCAACCGGGGCCTGGGCGACCGGAATGAAACGCTCTGGGCGGGCTACCTGCTTCACACCCGTTTCGGAACGGTTTACTTCTGTGGAGACAGCGGCTACGGTCAGCATTTCAAACAGATTGCCGAACAGGCGGCACGTAGTCCAACCGGCCCGATCAAGCTGGCCATGCTGCCCATCGGCTCCTACCTGCCCGAATGGTTTATGGCACCCGTCCACACCTCACCCGCCGGGGCCGTACAGGCCTTTCTGGATCTCAAAGCCGCACAGGCCATAGGTATTCATTTCGGCACCTTCCAGCAGGGCGACGATGGGCTGTACGAACCCGTGACGGATTTACGTAAAGCGTTGCAGCAGAAAGGCGTTGCCGAGCGTTTGTTTCTGGTACCCACCGAAGGGCGGGCCACCGTGTTCCGGTAGATGCGTTTAGAGCATCGCGGCTCCAAAAACGCCTGCGCTGTCGCCCAGCTTAGGTTTCAGAAAACGCGTGTGCAGTTCGCCGTTATTGAAAATATATTTCTTAGCGCGTTCGACGCCTTCCGTATAGAGCAGGTCTACGTTACCCACACCCCCACCCAGCACAATCGCATCGGGGTCGAGGATATTAATAATAACCGAAACCGCGCGGCCAAAATACTCCAGCATCCGGTTGACCGTCTGGCTGGCGAACAGATCCGTACCGGCGCTGAAGCCTTCCATAATGGTCTGCATCGTTTTGACTTCGCCACTGATCTGCTGGTGATACCGCTGCAGAGCCGGACCGGAGATAACCTGTTCGGTACAGCCCCGCTTCCCGCAATAACAGGGGTAGCCGTTCTCTTCGAGAATATTATGGCCCCACTCTCCCCCAATGCCCTGAAAGCCATTCAGCACGAACGGTCGGCCGTCTTTGCCGCGCACTACGATGCCTCCACCAACGCCGGTGCCCATAATAACCCCAAACACCGTCTGGTAGTCGGGCACAACATCGGGCACAATTCCCAGCGTCGCTTCGGCCAGGGCAAAGCAGTTGGCGTCGTTCGCTACTTCAATGGGTAATCCCAGCAGCCGGGTCAGATCCTGCTTCATGGGTTTACCGTTCAGCACGGTCGTATTGCAGTTTTTCATCGCCTGCCGGGCCGGGTCAAACGTTCCAGGCGTACCAAAGCCGATGCGTTCGGGCGTGAGGCCAGTTTCGGCTTTGAGCAGCTCAATCAGCCGGACAATTTGATTCAGAATGTGGTCGTATCCTTTATCGGCTTCGGTGTCAATCCGTTTACGGATAAGAACGGCATCGGGCGAAGGCGCGGTCATCACTACGCCTTCGATTTTGGTGCCGCCTAAGTCAATACCCCAATAGGTCGTCATGAACGCAAATAACTGTTGTTTTTTGATTTGAACCAGAATTCAGCTTGGATTGATATGGCTTTTTCGGAATTTCGTCGTCTCAAATCCAAACCGGATTCAGCGCAACAAACCAAATTCAAAAATAGATTATGATTAAGCCCGGACAAACAGCGCCCGAGTTTACGCTGTTCAACAGCGATAAAAAAGAAGTCTCTCTAGGCGATTTCCACGGCAAAAACCTGATTATTCTGTTCTTCCCGCTGGCATTTACGAGTGTCTGTACCGTCGAACTTTGCGAGATACGCGACAAAATCAGCACGTACACAGATCTGAACGCCGAGATTGTTGCGATTTCGGTGGATTCACCTTATGTACTGGCAAAATTTAAACAGGAGCAGAACCTACCCTTCGATCTACTGTCTGATTTTAATAAAGAGGTTTCGGCGGCTTATGACTCACTCTACGAAACCTTCTCGATGAATATGAAGGGCGTGAGTAAGCGCTCGGCTTTCCTGATCGATCCGAACGGTATCATTCAATACGCCGAAGTGCTCGACAATGCCGGTGAAGTGCCGA is from Spirosoma taeanense and encodes:
- a CDS encoding SRPBCC family protein; translated protein: MQLLLKTHVNQSLPVVWAGFNRTLFDRLSPPFPPVDVVRFDGCLPGDVVHLRLNFLFFRQDWISLITDQQTTGQEIYFIDQGTKLPFFLASWRHHHRLLRHPSGGTVVVDDINFSTPFQLTDYLMYPLMWLLFAYRKPIYRAVFK
- a CDS encoding hybrid sensor histidine kinase/response regulator transcription factor, whose protein sequence is MLRFGSGFLILLILLTSGYLGRADVPPPEYLTVRKGLPQGYIKSMLQDQRGFIWLATRDGLCRYDGIRFKIFYHDPQNVRSLSFSSIYEIREDKLGQIWVRTENNNIDCFNPITEQSHRVSDSPAFRRIATRKLLTSIVPDQRGQAWVATQTNGFFRISANGTISHHRWAIRNDSVQHRISAILTDQKGFLWLATSDGLHRYNPASGEFTVFRTFAGLPHNDVRALHLRANGELMLGFPGQFALFNPTTGRTRRVIAVPGLSAESPLFAQDQQGNDYVNQAVYNDRTGLVLLPTDPKFAFYQPLSMLVDRSNVLWVGTNGDGVVKFDLNRNPFHSWPHRINFQTDWITQELGIPISAVPAPIRTQGPFQLRYQFDKQKNLWVGGRSIVPYQYNTAQRRFTPVQPVGIPARWLPGGVFRLPILTTGPEGEMWGLLGTDGRAVVRHNPKQHSFTVFPLPIPAGNPYEVMAMTVDGGRIYLATQSHGLLRADLSANRLIRWRMNPASPDALPVNSLLSLAQDPAQYNYLWIGTFGNGLCRLDKHTGQIRCFTVRNGLPNNVVYGIRPDADGHLWLSTNRGLCRFDSKSFDVRNYTTDDGLPSEEFNRFQDLALPNGRIVFGGIGGYTVFNPRRVNDDNFKPVVALTALRINNQPVSALDPESPIRQDINETREIVLNHEQNFLSFDFAALQYNQSDKNQYRHKLIGLDNDWVYTNNLATATYTNLPPATYTFVVNASNTSRIWSPHTHQIRVVIEPSPWATWWAYTLYGLLVLGAIITFVRIRINRIRLQSHIELQEKESIQLRNLDEVKSRFFANITHEFRTPLTLILTPLEQLLNEINDPQHHSRLSMVYRNASQLLRLINELLDLAKLEAGSLTVTPAQGDLVEFVERTTLVFEEEAERKQIQLRLQPQVTHRFYWFDADKLEKILNNLLANALKFTGENGKIDVTLSVRSIPETPAPTEAEQPADSIIRLIVSDTGTGIADHKLPYIFNRFYQADQTASRSLVGSGIGLALVKELVDVMQGTIRAESRPGAGSTFTVELPCRSARAGGETPVQPLPTPQREPVTSPESTNSADLPYILLVEDNDELAEFITDILSVEWHVRRVHNGRLGVDTATSEGPDLVISDVLMPEMNGFELCRQLKSSPVTNHIPVLLLTAKAGSDSRVEGLTAGADDYLTKPFQVDELRWRVRNRLEQQRRFRQHFRMQLLSEGHLPTQSEVAEDEFMNRLYDVIKARLGDTNFGVEPLAASVNLSRMQLNRKVKAMTGLTPVELIRAVRLNRAADMLLTNVSISDVAFAVGMDPAYFSKVFKDQHGLTPSEYVEQNRRRSA
- a CDS encoding NAD(P)H-dependent flavin oxidoreductase, encoding MNTWPDNRIQQLLGIDIPIIQAPMAGSVFSEMAIAVSEAGGLGSLPCALLSPEQIRSELQLIRQQTSRPINLNFFCHQAPQADPDRENEWRNRLAPYYRELELDPQMMIPTASRSPFDAILCDLVAEERPEVVSFHFGLPDPTLLTRVKATGAKIISSATTVDEARWLEAAGCDAIIAQGAEAGGHRGIFLSDDIATQVGTMALVPQVVDAVKVPVIAAGGIADARGIVAAFALGASAVQLGTAYLFCPEARISPVYRQALRTAKDSNTALTNVLTGRPARSIVNRLVREVGPLSALAPEFPLAGGALTPLRAKAESKNSADFSPLWSGQAARLSQELPAGELTKRLAQEALARFGSH
- a CDS encoding LytR/AlgR family response regulator transcription factor; protein product: MTYFSSAVNSARTQPAEWPPLKLYLRETGRQSFPVADLVYMQAVANYSWLNWMDGKRMLMPRTLKYYTPKLPAEWFIRLHRNCVVNRRYVERLERTDTGGLVHLSTGDVLPVSRRRWSTVRRQLMNNMPHLN
- a CDS encoding glycine--tRNA ligase, whose product is MTEQKVSPATSLQDIIAHAKEYGFVFPSSEIYDGLQAVYDYGQNGVELKNNLKTLWWKAMTQLHDNVVGIDASIFMHPLTWKASGHVDSFNDPMIDNRDSKKRYRADQLLELKAEEYANAGDEARSTALLQEMGRLLGENDLEGVRNLIIAEGIKDPVSGTDNWTEVRQFNLMFSTQVGSLAEDASLIYLRPETAQGIFVNFLNVQKTGRMKVPFGIAQIGKAFRNEIVARQFTFRMREFEQMEMQFFVRPGTEMEWYERWRDTRMKFHQALGLPAEKLKFHIHEKLAHYANAAVDIEYQFPFGFREMEGIHSRTDFDLKSHQELSRKKQQYFDNDVDPATGKPYGNYIPYVVETSVGADRLFLAVFCNAFTKETVGEGADQKERTYLKLHPALAPIKAAVFPLVRKDGLPEKAEQIVKSLRSEFRVIYEERDAIGKRYTRQDLIGTPFCIAVDYQTLEDDTVTIRYRDTTEQIRVPISELKARISQEVSMERVLEKM
- a CDS encoding dicarboxylate/amino acid:cation symporter, with protein sequence MKLPNLTTRIFLGMVLGILIGYLFPATDSGFSGTDLNILSKIFLRLIKMIIGPLVFATLVVGIAKLGDFGTVGRIGLKTLAYFYFATILSLVVGLLVVNVMKPGEVMSLPLPPKGTDTGVEVQKLTFDNFITHIVPTSFVDALATNEILQIVVFSIFFGIAVGSIGAQGKIMIKALDALSHIMFKVTSYVMAFAPFGVLGAIAAVVAQQGLGILAGYAYLILCFFGGLIFFVFVVLTLICLVVRIPYLALLKEVRSAIILSFSTASSEASFPQTIEALRRFGCSERIISFVLPLGYSFNLDGSMLYMTFATAFIAQAYGVPLSIEQQITMMLTLMITSKGIAGVPRASLVVIAGTMSLFNLPIEGLALLLGIDQVLDMGRSATSVAGNAVATCVISKWEGEFRTQPVDSEEITA
- a CDS encoding methylated-DNA--[protein]-cysteine S-methyltransferase, which gives rise to MTTAFLQSPLGRVRITGNDLGVSTITCLDVSDETPDSANPSEPVMQAVTQLNEYFAGTRKTFDFLINPAGTAFQQSVWQALLDVPFGTTLSYLALTRRLGDEKAIRAVAAANGRNPLWIVVPCHRIIGSNGSLTGYAGGLWRKQWLLEHERGSIRQLSLFS
- a CDS encoding MBL fold metallo-hydrolase, giving the protein MPPARIARLVCLLLTGVVTACAPHYNGPVSDHFDGKKFFNPGMPERESGGLLKWLLNRDKKPWPEQPNAFVGLRPATRIEGDSLVVTFVNHSTFLLQTNGLNILTDPVWSERVGPTSWLGVKRHRPPGLRFDELPPIDVVLLSHCHYDHLDLPTIERLVKAHNPLFVTPLGVSYLPRSVDARTSRELDWNDTLRVNDRLSLTCVQAQHFSNRGLGDRNETLWAGYLLHTRFGTVYFCGDSGYGQHFKQIAEQAARSPTGPIKLAMLPIGSYLPEWFMAPVHTSPAGAVQAFLDLKAAQAIGIHFGTFQQGDDGLYEPVTDLRKALQQKGVAERLFLVPTEGRATVFR